TGTGGATACTGAAGATTTAAAACAAACGCTTGACAAACAAATTTTACAAGCAGAACTAATTATAAGAGATTCCTCAAAAATCTATTAAACAAAAAAAGCTACAAGAAAGAAATTAAATTTCTAAACTTGTAGCTTTATTATTTAAAATGCACTGATTAACTTAATATTAATCTGCTATTTAGATTCCTAATGCTTGACCACCACCAATTTGGATAGTTTCTGCAGTAATAAAAGAGGCATCTTTACTTGCTAAGAAAGAAACAACACCAGCAACATCTTCTGGTTGTCCTAATCTTCCTAACATAATATTATTTGCCCATGAAGCAAAAACTTCTGGTTTCGTTGCTTTAATTTGCGCGTGGAAAGGTGTATCAATAGTCCCCGGAGAAACTGCGTTTACTCTAATTCCGTATTCAGCTAAATCTTTAGCTAAAGCTCTAGTAATAGCATGAACACCTGCTTTAGAAGTACCGTAGATACCTGCTCCAGGTCCACCTGCTGTCCAACCTGCGTTTGATGTGTAGTTGATTATAGAAGGGTGATTTCCTTTTTTAAGAAAAGGGATTGCTGCTCTTGAAGCAAAAAATACAGAATCAAGATTTAATGCCATAACAAATCTGTAAAATTCAGTTGTCATTTCTTCAAATCTAGATCTTCCACCTAAACCACCAGCATTGTTTACCAATACATCGATTCTACCATATTTATTTCCGATAGCAGTAATGTTTTCCGTTACAGCTTCATCTTTTGTAACGTCAAAACCAAAATATTCAGCTTCAATTCCTTCAGCTTTAAGTTCTTCAACTCTTTTCGCTCCTGCTTCATCTTCGATACCGTTTAAAACAACAGTATACCCATCTTTACCTAATCTTTTTGCTACTTCAAAACCAATACCACCAGTTGCACCTGTTACTACAGCTACCATTCCTTTATTCTCACTCATTTTGTTCATTTTTATATTTAAAAACTAATTCACTTAAACTATTCTATTTTATCTTTTTAATTTAGGCTTTAACGGTTCTATTTTAGGGCACAATACCCAAACTGCCATAAGTGCTATCGCCGACAAAGCACCCCCTATTAAAAACGCAGATGTATAGTTCCCTCCTTTTGTTAATATAGGTATTAAGATCGTTAACCCAAAAGCTCCTAATTTGGCTGCTGTACCTGCAAATCCAGATAAAGTCCCAACTATTTTTCCACTGAACATATCACTAGGTAAGGTCTGAACGTTTCCTATAGCTGTTTGAAAACCAAATAATAAAACTGCCATAATAATTACTGCATTCATTGCAGATCCAGGTGCTTTTAATAAGAAGAAACAAGGTATCATAATTAAACAACCTAATGTAATTACCATTTTACGTGTTTTATCCACTGACCAACCATTACTCAATCTATTTTGAGCTAAAAGTCCTCCAAACCATGCTCCTAACATAGCTCCCACGTAAGGTACCCATGCTGAGAAGGCAATTTCTTTAACATTTAAACCAAAAACCTCATTAAGATATATAGGAATCCAAACGATGAATAACCACCAGATAGGATCAATAGCTGCAGAAGCTATGATTACTCCCCAACTCTCTTTATGTTTAAGTAATTTTCCTGTGGTTGGATTATAACCATCATCATAGTCTCCATCTTCATCTATGTCTTGGTTTTTTTGACCAGAGAGAATATACTTTTTTTCATCTTCTGATAACCAAGGATGTTTTTCTGGTGATGACTTTACGATGAAAAGCCAAGGCAACAACCATAATAAACCTAATAAACCAACACAAAGAAATATTGCTTTCCACTCTAAATAAGCAGATAGCAAGCCAATAACGGGATAAGCTACAATACCACCAATTGCAGCACCCGAATTAAATATACCTTGAGCAAAAGCTCTTTCTTTGGTAGGGAACCATTCCGCGTTAGCTTTAGCTGCTCCTGGCCAATTACCAGCTTCTGCAATACCTAAGATTGATCTAAAAATTGAAAAACTTATCATGCCTTTTGCGAAAACATGAATCATTGTTGCTATAGACCAAATACCTATAGACAGTGCAAAACCAATTCTAGTACCTATCCAATCGAATATCTTTCCAAATATTGTCTGACCAGCAGCATAAGACAAGATAAAAACAGCTGATATGGTAGCATATATGACTTTTGTATCATCCGGCCCCATTTCTGGAAATAAGTCTTTAGCAATGTTAGGCCAAAGCGCTCCAAAAGCTTGTCTATCTATGTAATTGATAACCGCAGCCAAAGCCACGAGACATACTACCCACCATCTTAATCCTTTTACTTTCATAATCTCTTCCTTAATTATTACAACTTACTCAAATACTTAAATATCAGATAGTTAATTTAAGTTATTTTTAAAATTTAAAAATAAACACCTAACTAATAAAAATATTATTTTTAAAAGTCACCTGTTATCAAAAAAATTATATAGCTATTAACGCATTCTAATCTTTGATTAAAATTATTTGCGATTGGTCTTTAATCTATTTTTATATCGTCTGTATTATAACAATACTGATATAGCATTTTAAAATGTATTTTCATTTTTTCTTTAGCCAATTGAGGGTTCTGAGATTCAATAGCTTCAAAAATTTCTGTATGTTCTTTTATTCCTAATAAGGATTGATTACTATTACATACATGATACTTCTCAAAATTGGTGATGATTTCAGGGGTAATAATTAACATAAAGGTATTCATAGAACTATTACCACTAGCCCTTGCTATGGCTAAATGAAATAATAAATCTTCTTGTACGGCATCCTTCCCATCTTTTACTTTTGCTTCATAAGCATCAAGAGCTGCTTTTAGCAATTTTAAATCTTCATCTGTTCTACGAAGGGCTGCTAATCTTACTGTTTTTAATTCTAATAAAATTCTAGTTTCTACCAATGACTTAAAACCAGGCTCCTCTAACCTTAGAATATCTTCTAGCATTCCGTCCATCGCGATTGCCCCAATATTTGCTATAAAAGTTCCACTTTGTGGCTTTGAATTTAGTAAACCATAAAACTCTAATTTCTGAATAGCTTCTCGTAAATTGCTACGACTTACTCCGAATTTTTCTGAAAGCATTCTTTCTGAAGGTAGCTTATCACCAGGTTCAAGATTCTTATAACTTATAAGCTCTCTGATATTAGCTATAATTTCTTTTTGAATATCCTGATTTTCATTTTTGGCAATAATTTCTAACTTCATAATAATAAAATGAATTCTAAAATTGGTTAACCAGATTGGTTTGTTAAAAATATAACATTTATTTCGAGTATAAAAACATTATTTAGATTAAAAATCAACATATTTTAAATACTCAAAAAAGAGTTTATTACCCTGAAAATCAAGATCATAAACCACTATAATTAACTAACTCCAATTCTGTCTTATATATTTTTATATGCTAATAGATTTTAATGTGATACTTCTAGTTCGTAAAACTTGACTTTAGCATGAGAATCTTTGTCTCTACTCTGAAAATAATTTCCTGCTTTAAAATAATTTTCAAAAACATTCCACCTATTTATATCTACTCCTTCATAAACGGCATATTCTGAATTATTTAAAATAACTACCATTTTACCTTTTTCTACTTTTATTTCAAGAGTGAATTTTCTAAAACCTACTTCGGTTGGAAAATTGTATCCTTCATCATCATCCCAAGCTTCATCAAGTAAGATTGCTGTATTATTAACAAATTTATTTTTTAATACTTTAGTCTTGACTCTAATTTTTCCTTTGTCCCAATATATTTTTAAAATGGGTGGGGCATTATTGTCTTTTGCTCCTATTAATTCTTTTTGTTCATTGGTTAATCTACCATGAATTTGCATGATGATAACTCTATGGTATTTTCCATCAGCATCTTTGGTAACTTCCTCCATTGCTAATTTTCCTTTCATTCTAGCTCCTTGTTCAAAGGTCCAATTGGTATTGTTATCACCAGGAACCATTTGCTCTCTTAACTCACTTCTTGAATACTTGGTATTGTTTGTTTTAGAATCCGTAGGCAGTGCATGAAAAACGATAGCCCCTTTAGTAGAATCTATATACATATAAGGTTTTGCTATTGCATTACTGGCAAAGTCTTTAATTTCAGGAGGACTTATTTCATAAGGCTTTCCAAAATCATTCAAAACAGGTAAAGTTACTTTCCAATGACTTAAATCTATTTTTGGAAGTCTTACTTTTTTACTTTTTTTCTTCTTCTTTTTCTTTTCCACCAAAATAACCGAATCTGTAACGCTACTTTTCATTACTTGAGAAGTAGCGTTAACAGAAATAAGTAGTATAGTCAAAAAAACTATGAATTCTTTTCGGGTATTATTCATTTTATAATTATGGTAGTTGAATAACTTTAACATTATCAATCCATGCATCTGCTGGAGTCACTGCATAAAACATAATAGCAACTTCTCCACTAGAATTAGCTGTAAATGGAATTTGAACAATTGTACCGATACCATTAGTTGTATCCGAGAATTTCCCCTGAGCTACAAACCCTTCATTAAACCCTAAATTATCACCAAGATTATCAACAGCATCTGCTCCATCATCATATTGACCGTCAAGAATTAAACCGACTACTTTTCTGCCACCTACTGGATCAGTCCCGCTATCACTCTTAATAGCATATTGATACTCTAAAACATAAGAAGCTCCAGGTGTTAAATTAAGTTCTTGATATGCATATCTAGAACTAGAAGTTCTAAATTCTCCTCCAGATTGACTTGAAGACCATTTAGCTCCTTTTGTTTTGCCTCCATTATCGGTGCCATCATAATTTAAATTAGAACCATCAGAACTAGAACCAAAAGGATTGGTGTCTCCATCTGTAAATGTTGACCATTTCCAGAAATCTGAACCATCTTCAAAATCACCATTTAGAATGGTTGATCCTATCATTCTTGACATATACATATTATCTACAGTAATTGTAGCATGATCATTTGCAGTACCTGTACTACCTAATTCAAATAATATCGTTTCAAATTGAACAACTGGTGATGAGAAATCTGTAGATAAGTCAAAATCAAGACTAGTCCACTCACCATCAGTTAAATCAATATTATCAATAACATGACTTGTAGAATTTGTACTATCAACCAACGTTATTTTTAATTTATTTATACCGGTTGCAAATTCGGAATACACATCAAAATGTATATCATTTGATCCTACACCGCTATAAAAAGCATCCGCAGCAACAACTTCATCACTTAATGCAAAAACCCCTGTATCACTATGTAGTCTAGAAAATTCAATTAAATTGTTTCCAGATTCTAAAACTACCGCTTTACCACCAGTCCCAGATGAACCAAAAGAACTAGCATCAGTAAATATATTTAATAAATTATATAATTTAACATCTGGTGAAGAAGGAGCATTATCTATAGATTGCACAGTATGATTCACTGTAATATCTTCTGTTTTGATAATATCACTCTGACCATCTGCTTTTGTAGTTACAGTTATCGTATAGTCTGCCGAAGCATCAATATTAGGATAATCGTAGAAAGCAGATTGGCCTTGTAATGCAGTTACAATACTTCCGCCATCTCCAAAATCAATTTCATAAGAATCAACTCCAACAGATAATGGTGTTACAGTAACAATAGTACCATCACCATTCGATTCTACCTCGAAACTTGAAAACACACTTGTAGTTGTACCACCTGATGATTCTACTGGAGCAATTGTGATAAATTCATCGTCATCACATGACATCATAAGGCCTGTTATTAGCAGAGCACTTATTCCTTTATTTAATAAATTCATAATTTTTTGTTTGTTTATTTGTTTACTCCTAGATGTTGATAATATTAATGATGCTCAATACTATAAACCAATGTTATCAACATGGGAAAAATGAATGTAAAACTCCATTAATTAATATAGAAATACTTTTTATAAAATTAATTAAGCATTTCTATATTAATATTTTAATGGAAACAATAACTATATTCTATCAATACTAATTTTAGAAAATCTAACTTCAGTACCTGCATATTCAATATTAAATCTTATGTTCTCTGTTTCATCACCTACTGTAAATCTGAATGAAATTTCTTCATAACTAGAAGCACTAGCAGATAATGGAATAGCTTGACTAAGGATGTCATCTCCAGTATCAGTATCTTCAATTAAAAGTGCTCCAGCAGAAGTACCAGAAGATTTACTTACATACCAAAATGTAACTTCATAGGTAGCTCCTGAAACTACACGTATACTTTGATCAAGAAAGTTTGAGCTACTACTTAATTTAGCAGCACCATTGTCATCTGGAGGTGTTGGAGAAGAACTTGCTGAATAAGAACTAGTAGTTCCTCTATCTACCCCGGCCCAAGGCGTTCTAGGATCACATAAGAAATCTTGACATTGAAAAGCTGCTACTAACTCATCTACAACTACGACATCTAAAGTAACCGTTGAAGATACGCCATTACCATCACTAGCAATTAATGTAACTGGGTATGTACCTTCACCAGCAAACTCATTAGAAGGATCTCTTTCTGTAGAGGTGGCTCCACTTCCAAAGTCCCATGCATAAGAAGCTGCTTCAGTAGAAAGATCTGTGAAGTTTATAAATTTGAAATTCTCTTGATCTGCTGTATAATCAAAGTTTGCCGCTGGAAATACAGTATCTTCTTTAGATCCCGTATCTGCCAATTCATCTCTGAAAGTATCAGAACCAACACAACTAACAAAAGAACTTGTTACGATTATACTTGCAAGCAACAAGACTGTCTTGCGGAAAATATTTAGTTTATTTTTCATAGTTTAATAGTATTTAGAGATTAATATCCAGGGTTTTGTGTTAAAAGACCTCCGCTTATATTTATTTCTCTGGATGGAATAGGCAATAATAATTTTCTAGCATCAAAGATATACCCCATTTCAGTAGCGTGAGCACTCAATACAGCATCTGCAACACCGAATCTAAGTAGATCAAACCAACGTTGATTTTCAAATGCTAACTCTACTCTTCTTTCTATTAAAAGATCTTCTTTAGTGATAATAGAAACAATAGTTGGTAAACCTGCTCTATCTCTCACCGCTTGGAAAGAACTTAAAGCAGCAGCGTTGTTGGTCGATGCACCTCCAGCCATAATTGCTTCAACATGCATTAACAGCACATCTGCATAACGCAAAGCAATATAATCGTTACCCGCATCACGAGCACTTATACCGTACGTAGGAGGCGTAGTTGTTATGTCTGAACCTTCTGGTAAAAACTTTATTACTTCATTTGAAGTACCGAAAGTAATATAAGACTCTGCAGTTCTATTTCCTCCATATAGTGCAAAATCAGCAACTAAGTTATCATTAACAATGTTTTGACCATCTTCAGAACCTGCACGAGTAGAAGAAGTAAATTCTGCTGAAAAACTTTGACTTTCAGCACTATTACCTGTTTCGTATTGAATAGCAAAAATGATTTCATCATTTAATTCATCATAAAATACATCATGAAAATTACTTTCTAAATCGAAATTTGAGCTATTAATTATAGACTCACACAACTGTTGTGCAGAAGAATAATCAGGACTTGGCTGTGACATATATACTTTTGCCAAAATACCTTGTGCAGCAGCTTTCGATGCTCTTGACTTAGATGAATTATCTAAGACATTAACTGCTTCCTGTAAATCAGTCACAATTTGAGCATAAACTTGTGCTTCAGGGATTCTAGTAAAAAGAGATTCATTCTCTGTAGGCCCTACAACCGAAGTTACTAAAGGCACATCACCAAACATTCTAACTAATTTAAAGTATGCATAAGCTCTTAAGAATTTAGCCTCAGCTGTATACTTTTCTTGATTACTTTCATCTGCAAATTCAATAAAATCTAAAAGATTGTTAGCTCTGAAAATAACTTCATACATAGAAGCATAATAATCTTCCGATTCTACATTATTTGCATTAACTACATACCTATGAAAATCAGCCTTAGAACCCTCTAGCGTTGCATTTCTAGTATTATCTGTACGGTGCTCAGTCAAAAGATGCTCAAATTGAACTCCTCTATTAACATCACCAATATTTGATTCTGTGTTACTGTTCACCCCTTGAAGGGCATCATAAATTCCAATAACTCCAGACAACACATCTGCATCTGATTGAAAGAAACCATCTACTGCAACTGCGGTATCAGGTAATGGGTTTAAGTACTCATCAGTATCACAGGAAACAAAAACGGATACGGATACGGATAGCGCAACAATTAAATATTTTATATGTTTCATAATTTTTTCTTTTTTTTATTAAAAGTCAATGTTCACACCGAAAGTTACCGTCTTATATATAGGTGTACCCGCTCTCTGAGAACCATATGCTCTTGGATTACTACCATCTACATGTTCAGGGTTAAACCCATGATAATCATCTGCAGTTACATAAATTAAGTTTTGAGCCGTAGCATAAATCCTTAAGCCCTCTAAACCTATCTGATCTGTTACATCATTTGGAAAGTTATAGCCAAGGTTTACATTACGTAATGAAAAATAATCCGCACTAGCAATGACTTCACTTGTTAAAACTTTTTCTTGAATAAAAGAAACATCTGACACAAGACCATCAGCAACCGCTTCTAATTCTCCTCCACTTCTTGTTCTGTTTCCAAACCAATTGTAGAAATATTGATCTCCGATATTATTCACTTGAGCACCTAAGCTACCTTGAACCATAAATGAAAAATCAAAATCACCTAACTTAAATTCATTAGTAAAACTATATACTAAATCTGGATAAGGATTACCTAAAATTGTTTTGTCTTCCTCTGTAATTAAACCATCACCATTTAAATCTTTTACGATAGTATCATCAGATTGACCGTTAATTCGATTCCAAGGATTATCAACATATGTTGTTCTAAAAGAAGTTTCATCAAAAGCTTCTTCATCTACCACATAACCCCAAAAAGAGGATATTGGCTCACCTATTCTGTTGATCCATTGAGAATTTCTACCATAATCATCCTCAATTAATGCATTATTAGAATCACCGAAACTTAATAACTCATTTTTATTGGTAGAAGCTATGAATGTAGAATTCCAAGAGAATTTTTCGCCGGTTATATTTCTAGTTCTCACTTCTAGTTCAAATCCTGAGTTTTGTACTTCACCTAAATTTACAATACCACTATTGAAACCAGTAATGTATGAAACAGGATTATTTAATAATAACTCATCACTTGTTCTTTTATAATAATCTAAAGATCCTGATATTCTATTCTGAAGAAATCCGTAATCAAGTCCAATAGTCAATTCTTTCGAAGCTTCCCATTGCAATAACGCATTCGCAATATTGAGTGGAGAAACACCAGCAGCAATACTACCCTCATCAATTGAATTAGAATTTTGCAATAATGCTAAATAAGGCCAAGCATTTACAACATCATCACCTACATTAAAATTCTCAGCTCCAGTAAGTCCGTAACTAGCTCTAAACTTTAAAGTATTTACCGCCTCACTATCCAATAAGAAATTTTCTTTAGCAGCATTCCAACCTATAGATACCGCAGGAAAATTACCCCATTTAGATGCTATTCCAAAAACGGAACTACCGTCACGTCTAATAGATG
This genomic stretch from Cellulophaga algicola DSM 14237 harbors:
- a CDS encoding SDR family NAD(P)-dependent oxidoreductase, with amino-acid sequence MSENKGMVAVVTGATGGIGFEVAKRLGKDGYTVVLNGIEDEAGAKRVEELKAEGIEAEYFGFDVTKDEAVTENITAIGNKYGRIDVLVNNAGGLGGRSRFEEMTTEFYRFVMALNLDSVFFASRAAIPFLKKGNHPSIINYTSNAGWTAGGPGAGIYGTSKAGVHAITRALAKDLAEYGIRVNAVSPGTIDTPFHAQIKATKPEVFASWANNIMLGRLGQPEDVAGVVSFLASKDASFITAETIQIGGGQALGI
- a CDS encoding MFS transporter, with translation MKVKGLRWWVVCLVALAAVINYIDRQAFGALWPNIAKDLFPEMGPDDTKVIYATISAVFILSYAAGQTIFGKIFDWIGTRIGFALSIGIWSIATMIHVFAKGMISFSIFRSILGIAEAGNWPGAAKANAEWFPTKERAFAQGIFNSGAAIGGIVAYPVIGLLSAYLEWKAIFLCVGLLGLLWLLPWLFIVKSSPEKHPWLSEDEKKYILSGQKNQDIDEDGDYDDGYNPTTGKLLKHKESWGVIIASAAIDPIWWLFIVWIPIYLNEVFGLNVKEIAFSAWVPYVGAMLGAWFGGLLAQNRLSNGWSVDKTRKMVITLGCLIMIPCFFLLKAPGSAMNAVIIMAVLLFGFQTAIGNVQTLPSDMFSGKIVGTLSGFAGTAAKLGAFGLTILIPILTKGGNYTSAFLIGGALSAIALMAVWVLCPKIEPLKPKLKR
- a CDS encoding FadR/GntR family transcriptional regulator → MKLEIIAKNENQDIQKEIIANIRELISYKNLEPGDKLPSERMLSEKFGVSRSNLREAIQKLEFYGLLNSKPQSGTFIANIGAIAMDGMLEDILRLEEPGFKSLVETRILLELKTVRLAALRRTDEDLKLLKAALDAYEAKVKDGKDAVQEDLLFHLAIARASGNSSMNTFMLIITPEIITNFEKYHVCNSNQSLLGIKEHTEIFEAIESQNPQLAKEKMKIHFKMLYQYCYNTDDIKID
- a CDS encoding polysaccharide lyase family 7 protein, which encodes MNNTRKEFIVFLTILLISVNATSQVMKSSVTDSVILVEKKKKKKKSKKVRLPKIDLSHWKVTLPVLNDFGKPYEISPPEIKDFASNAIAKPYMYIDSTKGAIVFHALPTDSKTNNTKYSRSELREQMVPGDNNTNWTFEQGARMKGKLAMEEVTKDADGKYHRVIIMQIHGRLTNEQKELIGAKDNNAPPILKIYWDKGKIRVKTKVLKNKFVNNTAILLDEAWDDDEGYNFPTEVGFRKFTLEIKVEKGKMVVILNNSEYAVYEGVDINRWNVFENYFKAGNYFQSRDKDSHAKVKFYELEVSH
- a CDS encoding PKD domain-containing protein, which produces MKNKLNIFRKTVLLLASIIVTSSFVSCVGSDTFRDELADTGSKEDTVFPAANFDYTADQENFKFINFTDLSTEAASYAWDFGSGATSTERDPSNEFAGEGTYPVTLIASDGNGVSSTVTLDVVVVDELVAAFQCQDFLCDPRTPWAGVDRGTTSSYSASSSPTPPDDNGAAKLSSSSNFLDQSIRVVSGATYEVTFWYVSKSSGTSAGALLIEDTDTGDDILSQAIPLSASASSYEEISFRFTVGDETENIRFNIEYAGTEVRFSKISIDRI
- a CDS encoding RagB/SusD family nutrient uptake outer membrane protein encodes the protein MKHIKYLIVALSVSVSVFVSCDTDEYLNPLPDTAVAVDGFFQSDADVLSGVIGIYDALQGVNSNTESNIGDVNRGVQFEHLLTEHRTDNTRNATLEGSKADFHRYVVNANNVESEDYYASMYEVIFRANNLLDFIEFADESNQEKYTAEAKFLRAYAYFKLVRMFGDVPLVTSVVGPTENESLFTRIPEAQVYAQIVTDLQEAVNVLDNSSKSRASKAAAQGILAKVYMSQPSPDYSSAQQLCESIINSSNFDLESNFHDVFYDELNDEIIFAIQYETGNSAESQSFSAEFTSSTRAGSEDGQNIVNDNLVADFALYGGNRTAESYITFGTSNEVIKFLPEGSDITTTPPTYGISARDAGNDYIALRYADVLLMHVEAIMAGGASTNNAAALSSFQAVRDRAGLPTIVSIITKEDLLIERRVELAFENQRWFDLLRFGVADAVLSAHATEMGYIFDARKLLLPIPSREINISGGLLTQNPGY